One genomic segment of Trichoplusia ni isolate ovarian cell line Hi5 chromosome 5, tn1, whole genome shotgun sequence includes these proteins:
- the LOC113494205 gene encoding zinc finger protein 391-like has product MASPPPNPKEGEEGGSEFKEEPSGERPAAPQKKFIAPPASQLPTKLQYVTLGASGPSGIKQLFRTVKVARRVPTLPRRPREGEGGAPGASAPPEPRAPRARKDHAKRHVCDTCDKRFSSPGKLTQHVLSHTGELPFSCDLCDKRFNSKFKLVRHNLIHSEARAFACNVCGKTFNRKDHLTNHVRVHNPVKNLYTCDRPDCRKSYTSLMSYRKHAAIHSAEEGNLQCTICDKSFTTKQDIIYHLKVHTGSRSVKNDSDKKFTCNYCDRKFFTAKDVRRHLVVHTGRRDFLCPYCPQKFGRKDHLVRHVKNAHPDESWTSAAVGTSSEPPPEASAFEETYTEYPIDSTDFSLWEPSSSKESTSEAGPTRVPSTDIIVEISPTLDIKVEPVEEKLEDPIEIKIEEPQSPGCTLLPVEFPMMFMVAPPYSQTPSDLPFMTTQELPDPIEAHLLHSGSVESLLMDPGEGPSGLSSQMLELLEESEPTYAGEEGRVQQRLPAFTQAFQTAQSTKPPPPPPPPH; this is encoded by the coding sequence ATGGCCAGCCCGCCACCGAACCCTAAGGAAGGCGAGGAGGGCGGCTCCGAGTTCAAAGAGGAGCCGAGCGGGGAACGCCCGGCCGCCCCGCAGAAGAAGTTCATAGCGCCGCCCGCGTCGCAGCTGCCCACGAAGCTGCAGTACGTGACGCTCGGCGCGTCAGGCCCCAGCGGCATCAAGCAGTTGTTTCGTACGGTGAAGGTGGCGCGGCGGGTCCCCACGCTGCCGCGAAGGCCGCGCGAGGGCGAGGGCGGCGCGCCGGGCGCCTCCGCGCCGCCCGAGCCGCGAGCACCGCGTGCGCGCAAGGATCATGCCAAGCGCCATGTCTGCGACACTTGCGACAAGCGCTTCTCCAGCCCCGGCAAGCTCACCCAGCATGTACTCTCACACACTGGGGAGCTGCCTTTCTCTTGCGACCTGTGTGACAAGCGTTTCAACTCCAAGTTCAAGCTTGTCCGACACAATTTAATACATAGTGAGGCACGAGCCTTTGCATGTAATGTTTGCGGTAAGACTTTTAATCGTAAAGATCATCTCACCAACCATGTTAGAGTGCATAATCCAGTAAAAAACCTTTATACATGTGATCGGCCTGATTGTAGGAAATCTTATACATCCCTCATGAGTTACAGAAAACATGCCGCCATACATTCTGCAGAAGAGGGAAACCTTCAGTGTACAATATGTGATAAAAGTTTTACAACTAAGCAAGATATTATTTATCACCTTAAAGTTCACACTGGCAGTCGCAGTGTTAAAAATGATTCTGATAAGAAATTTACATGCAATTACTGTGATCGAAAATTCTTTACGGCAAAAGATGTGCGTCGACATCTTGTTGTTCATACAGGTAGACGTGATTTCCTATgtccatattgtccccaaaagTTTGGGCGAAAAGACCATCTAGTGCGGCATGTAAAGAATGCCCATCCTGATGAATCTTGGACATCTGCTGCAGTGGGTACTTCCAGTGAGCCACCACCTGAGGCATCTGCATTTGAAGAAACATATACTGAATACCCAATCGACAGTACAGATTTTTCTTTGTGGGAACCATCTTCGTCTAAAGAAAGTACTTCAGAAGCAGGTCCAACGAGAGTACCTTCTACTGATATCATAGTTGAAATTTCGCCTACTCTTGATATAAAGGTGGAGCCAGTAGAAGAAAAGCTGGAGGATCCcatagaaattaaaattgagGAGCCACAATCACCAGGGTGTACATTATTACCTGTAGAGTTCCCGATGATGTTTATGGTGGCCCCACCATACTCCCAGACGCCGTCCGACTTGCCTTTTATGACGACGCAAGAGTTGCCTGATCCAATAGAGGCACACTTGCTCCACTCGGGTAGCGTGGAGTCTTTGCTAATGGATCCTGGCGAGGGCCCTTCGGGATTATCGAGCCAGATGCTGGAGCTGCTAGAGGAAAGTGAGCCCACTTACGCAGGTGAGGAAGGCCGGGTCCAACAACGACTGCCAGCGTTCACGCAGGCTTTTCAGACGGCGCAAAGCACTAagcccccgccgccgccgcccccgccACACTAA
- the LOC113494207 gene encoding elongin-C isoform X1 — MSEQQVGSAPASAAASATSVADEQRSGSVGGEKVSGGGSAIGSGGSEEKLYGGCEGPNAMYVKLISSDGHEFIVKREHALTSGTIKAMLSGPGQFAENEANEVNFREIPSHVLQKVCMYFTYKVRYTNSSTEIPEFPIAPEIALELLMAANFLDC; from the exons ATGTCAGAGCAGCAAGTTGGTTCAGCTCCCGCGTCCGCAGCGGCCTCAGCCACCAGTGTTGCTGACGAGCAGCGCTCTGGTAGTGTAGGAGGTGAGAAAG TaagcggcggcggcagcgctATTGGGTCCGGTGGCTCTGAAGAGAAGTTATACGGAGGATGTGAAGGTCCCAACGCTATGTACGTCAAGCTGATATCCTCAGATGGACACGAGTTTATTGTGAAGAGGGAACACGCTCTAACGTCAGGCACTATCAAAGCTATGTTGAGTGGGCCGGGACAGTTTGCTGAGAATGAAGCTAATGAAGTCAATTTTAGAGAGATCCC ctcTCATGTACTGCAGAAGGTCTGCATGTACTTCACATACAAGGTTCGATACACAAACTCATCGACCGAAATCCCCGAGTTCCCGATTGCTCCGGAAATCGCCTTGGAACTGCTCATGGCCGCCAACTTCCTCGACTGTTAG
- the LOC113494207 gene encoding elongin-C isoform X2 produces the protein MSEQQVGSAPASAAASATSVADEQRSGSVGVSGGGSAIGSGGSEEKLYGGCEGPNAMYVKLISSDGHEFIVKREHALTSGTIKAMLSGPGQFAENEANEVNFREIPSHVLQKVCMYFTYKVRYTNSSTEIPEFPIAPEIALELLMAANFLDC, from the exons ATGTCAGAGCAGCAAGTTGGTTCAGCTCCCGCGTCCGCAGCGGCCTCAGCCACCAGTGTTGCTGACGAGCAGCGCTCTGGTAGTGTAGGAG TaagcggcggcggcagcgctATTGGGTCCGGTGGCTCTGAAGAGAAGTTATACGGAGGATGTGAAGGTCCCAACGCTATGTACGTCAAGCTGATATCCTCAGATGGACACGAGTTTATTGTGAAGAGGGAACACGCTCTAACGTCAGGCACTATCAAAGCTATGTTGAGTGGGCCGGGACAGTTTGCTGAGAATGAAGCTAATGAAGTCAATTTTAGAGAGATCCC ctcTCATGTACTGCAGAAGGTCTGCATGTACTTCACATACAAGGTTCGATACACAAACTCATCGACCGAAATCCCCGAGTTCCCGATTGCTCCGGAAATCGCCTTGGAACTGCTCATGGCCGCCAACTTCCTCGACTGTTAG